From Vigna unguiculata cultivar IT97K-499-35 chromosome 5, ASM411807v1, whole genome shotgun sequence, the proteins below share one genomic window:
- the LOC114183892 gene encoding receptor-like protein kinase HSL1, translating to MLHRSHQLFLFLLLFLSLNPTLSLNQDGLFLLQAKLQLSDPTNALSDWNHRDATPCNWTAVTCDAATGAVASLNFDNLQLSGPLPEAALCRLPSLASLSMANNSLGGTLPDAAFSACAALRKLDLSENAIIGPIPSALAFLPALETLDLSSNNFSGEIPASFGQFRQLRSLFLVSNLLNGTIPSFLGNVSTLQKLHLAYNVYFDAGHIPPSLGNLTNLEELWLAGCNLVGPIPPSLGNLTKLTNLDLSINNLVGNIPEQLVSGLRSIVQIELYENALSGALPRAAFANLANLERFDASTNELTGTIPDELCGLKKLGSLNLYANKLEGTLPESIVNSDNLYELKLFNNSLSGSLPSGLGGNSKLKSFDVSFNRFSGEIPAGLCGGGALEELILIYNTFSGRIPESLGECKSLRRVRLRNNNLSGVVPGGLWGLPHLNLLELVENSLSGSIANGISGARSLSILLISGNNFSGSIPEGIGELVNLGVFVANNNNLTGRIPTSVVGLSQLDRLVLSDNQLFGEIPASVGGWKTLNELDLANNRLDGSIPKELLDLPVLKYLDLSNNRLSGLIPIELQNMKLNLLNLSNNQFSGEIPPLYANEYYRNSFLGNPGLCSSLSGLCPSLNENEGKGRKYVWIFRFIFVLAGIVLIVGVSWFYFKFRNFKKMKKGFQISKWRSFHKLGFSEFEVVKLLSEDNVIGSGASGKVYKVALSNGEVVAVKKLFGAPNMGNGSVDSEKDGFEVEVETLGKIRHKNIVRLWCCCNSKDSKLLVYEYMPNGSLADLLHSSKKGLLDWPTRYKIAIDAAEGLSYLHHDCVPPIVHRDVKSSNILLDDEFGAKVADFGVAKIVNGANQGAQSMSVIAGSYGYIAPEYAYTLRVNEKSDIYSFGVVILELVTGKPPLDPEYGEKDLVKWVYSTMDQKGQDEVIDPSLDGEYREEMRKVLSVGLLCTTSLPITRPSMRRVVKMLKEVTAPVLPKSLSGKLSPYFQEVPSDNDHQGSLV from the exons ATGCTTCACCGTAGCCATCAACTATTTTTGTTTCtgcttctctttctctctctaaaccCCACTCTCTCTCTAAACCAAGACGGTCTCTTCCTCCTCCAGGCCAAGCTCCAACTCTCCGACCCCACAAACGCCCTCTCCGATTGGAACCACCGTGACGCCACCCCATGCAACTGGACCGCCGTCACATGCGACGCCGCCACCGGCGCCGTCGCCTCCCTTAATTTCGACAACCTCCAGCTCTCCGGCCCCCTCCCGGAAGCCGCACTCTGCCGCCTTCCCTCCCTCGCCAGCCTCTCCATGGCCAACAACAGCCTTGGCGGCACCCTTCCCGACGCCGCTTTCTCCGCCTGCGCCGCCCTCCGAAAGCTCGACCTCTCCGAGAATGCCATCATCGGCCCCATCCCCTCCGCCCTCGCTTTCCTACCCGCCCTCGAAACCCTCGACCTCTCCTCCAACAACTTCTCCGGCGAGATTCCTGCGAGCTTCGGCCAGTTCCGCCAACTCCGAAGCCTCTTCCTCGTCAGCAACCTCCTGAACGGAACCATTCCCTCTTTCCTGGGCAACGTTTCCACGCTCCAAAAGCTTCATCTCGCTTACAACGTTTACTTTGACGCAGGTCACATTCCTCCTTCTTTGGGGAACCTCACGAATCTCGAGGAGCTCTGGCTAGCAGGGTGCAACCTTGTAGGCCCCATTCCTCCTTCTCTAGGAAACTTGACGAAGCTCACAAACCTCGACTTGTCCATAAACAACCTCGTCGGAAACATACCTGAACAACTCGTGTCGGGTTTGCGCAGCATTGTACAAATCGAACTCTACGAGAACGCGCTCTCCGGTGCGTTGCCACGCGCCGCGTTCGCAAACCTTGCTAACTTGGAAAGGTTCGATGCCTCCACGAACGAGTTGACCGGGACGATTCCGGACGAGTTGTGCGGGTTGAAGAAACTCGGGTCGCTGAACCTGTACGCTAATAAACTCGAGGGTACTTTGCCGGAGAGTATAGTGAATTCGGACAACTTGTACGAGTTGAAGTTGTTCAACAACTCACTCTCTGGGTCGTTGCCCAGCGGGTTGGGTGGAAACTCAAAGTTGAAGAGTTTCGACGTTTCCTTTAATCGATTCTCCGGCGAGATTCCGGCGGGGTTGTGCGGCGGAGGAGCGTTGGAGGAGCTGATTTTGATTTACAATACGTTTTCCGGGAGGATCCCCGAAAGTCTCGGGGAATGCAAGAGTTTGAGAAGGGTTCGGCTTAGGAACAATAACCTTTCTGGGGTTGTGCCGGGGGGGTTATGGGGTTTGCCCCATTTGAATTTGTTGGAGCTTGTTGAGAACTCTCTTTCTGGGTCGATTGCTAATGGGATTTCCGGGGCGCGGAGCCtttcaattttgttaatttCAGGAAATAATTTTTCTGGGTCGATTCCCGAGGGGATTGGTGAATTGGTTAATCTTGGAGTGTTTGttgctaataataataatcttactGGCCGGATTCCGACAAGTGTGGTTGGGTTGAGTCAGTTGGATAGGCTGGTCCTCAGCGACAATCAGCTTTTTGGAGAGATTCCTGCTAGTGTTGGTGGTTGGAAGACGCTCAATGAACTTGATTTGGCGAATAATAGATTGGATGGGAGTATTCCTAAGGAGTTATTGGACTTACCTGTGCTTAAGTATCTTGATCTTTCTAATAATCGGTTATCTGGTCTGATTCCAATTGAGCTGCAGAATATGAAGCTGAACTTGTTGAACTTGTCGAACAATCAGTTTTCTGGGGAGATTCCTCCTCTTTATGCCAACGAGTATTATAGAAACAGTTTTCTCGGGAATCCGGGGCTGTGTAGTTCTCTCTCTGGTCTGTGTCCAAGCTTGAATGAGAATGAGGGTAAGGGCAGGAAATATGTGTGGATTTTCCGGTTCATATTTGTGCTTGCTGGGATTGTGCTAATTGTCGGGGTGTCTTGGTTCTACTTCAAATTCCGGAATTTCAAGAAGATGAAAAAGGGGTTTCAGATTTCAAAGTGGAGGTCGTTTCACAAGCTGGGGTTCAGTGAGTTCGAGGTTGTTAAACTGCTAAGCGAGGACAATGTCATAGGGAGTGGAGCATCTGGGAAGGTTTACAAAGTGGCCCTGAGCAATGGTGAGGTGGTGGCTGTGAAGAAATTGTTCGGAGCACCAAACATGGGAAATGGATCTGTTGATTCTGAGAAGGATGGGTTTGAAGTTGAGGTCGAAACACTGGGCAAGATTCGGCACAAGAATATCGTGAGATTATGGTGTTGCTGCAACAGTAAAGACAGCAAGCTCTTGGTTTATGAGTACATGCCAAATGGGAGTCTAGCTGATTTGTTGCACAGTAGCAAGAAAGGCTTGTTGGATTGGCCCACCAGATATAAAATCGCAATCGATGCTGCTGAAGGGCTCTCATATCTGCATCATGATTGTGTGCCCCCTATTGTCCATAGGGATGTCAAATCTAGCAATATCTTGCTAGATGATGAATTTGGAGCAAAAGTAGCAGATTTTGGAGTTGCCAAAATCGTGAATGGAGCCAACCAAGGTGCACAATCTATGTCTGTGATTGCTGGATCTTATGGTTACATTGCACCAG AATATGCTTATACTCTTCGGGTGAATGAAAAGAGTGACATATATAGTTTTGGTGTGGTGATTTTGGAGTTGGTAACTGGGAAGCCCCCTCTTGATCCAGAGTATGGGGAAAAGGATCTAGTGAAATGGGTTTACTCCACAATGGATCAGAAAGGACAAGATGAAGTGATTGATCCAAGTTTGGATGGTGAATATAGGGAAGAAATGAGAAAGGTACTAAGCGTGGGGCTTCTTTGCACTACTTCTCTTCCTATAACTCGTCCTTCAATGCGTAGAGTGGTGAAAATGCTGAAGGAAGTAACTGCACCAGTTCTTCCCAAATCCTTAAGTGGAAAACTCTCTCCTTATTTTCAGGAAGTGCCCTCTGATAATGATCATCAGGGAAGTTTAGTTTGA
- the LOC114185976 gene encoding dnaJ homolog subfamily B member 13-like, which yields MTKRKREAETPDVAVDHYKILEVEKNAKEEELRRSYKRLAMKWHPDKNLTNKEEAESMFKKVSEAYEVLSDSHKRALFDCSLMARVAPAAPAASSTQKPLQKAPPIERKLSCTLEELYTGTTKKVNIWRKFGELGGKDEGEVLVVEVKPGWKNGTKIKYLEMGIRVPNMIPADLVFIIEEELHRVYTRVGADLLVTKTISLVEALTGYTVKLVTLDGRNLTVPIDNVIHPEYEEIVENEGLPHHKDPTKKGNLRIRFKITFPPDLTLHQKVEMRKFLTD from the exons ATGACGAAGCGAAAGCGAGAAGCGGAAACACCAGATGTGGCTGTTGATCACTACAAAATCCTTGAGGTCGAGAAGAATGCTAAAGAAGAGGAGCTGAGGAGATCGTACAAGAGACTCGCCATGAAATGGCACCCCGACAAAAATCTCACGAACAAGGAAGAGGCTGAATCCATGTTTAAAAAAGTATCTGAAGCGTATGAG GTGTTAAGTGATTCCCACAAGAGGGCACTTTTTGATTGTAGTCTAATGGCTCGGGTGGCACCTGCTGCTCCTGCTGCCTCTTCCACCCAGAAACCTCTCCAAAAAGCTCCTCCAATTGAGCGCAAGTTGTCTTGCACTCTTGAAGAATTATACACTGGAACCACCAAGAAGGTTAATATATGGAGGAAGTTCGGTGAACTTGGTGG TAAGGATGAGGGAGAGGTATTGGTAGTGGAAGTGAAGCCTGGTTGGAAGAATGGCACAAAGATAAAGTATTTGGAGATGGGAATTCGGGTGCCAAATATGATACCAGCTGATCTTGTTTTCATCATAGAAGAAGAACTTCACAGAGTTTATACTAGAGTTGGAGCCGACCTTCTGGTGACCAAAACGATatcccttgttgaagccttgaCAGGGTACACTGTGAAACTGGTTACCCTTGATGGAAGAAACTTAACTGTGCCAATCGACAATGTTATTCATCCTGAATATGAAGAGATTGTTGAAAATGAAGGATTGCCTCACCACAAGGATCCAACAAAGAAGGGAAACTTGAGAATAAGGTTCAAAATCACATTCCCACCCGATCTCACTCTTCACCAGAAAGTCGAAATGCGGAAATTTTTGACAGACTGA
- the LOC114184190 gene encoding signaling peptide TAXIMIN 2-like: MGEEGCECRPLGFLIGLPFALLALILSLVGAVIWVFGSVLSCLCPCCICCAGLANLAVSLVKLPVKVLRWFTRQIPC; the protein is encoded by the exons ATGGGAGAAGAAGGTTGCGAGTGCAGGCCACTAGGGTTCTTGATCGGATTGCCCTTTGCTCTCTTGGCCTTGATCTTATCTCTTGTTGGCGCAGTTATCTGGGTTTTTGG ATCGGTATTGAGTTGCTTGTGTCCTTGCTGTATTTGCTGCGCGGGATTGGCGAATTTGGCTGTGAGTCTGGTAAAGCTTCCGGTAAAAGTTCTGAGATGGTTCACACGACAAATTCCTTGCTAG